From a single Brassica oleracea var. oleracea cultivar TO1000 chromosome C5, BOL, whole genome shotgun sequence genomic region:
- the LOC106292625 gene encoding chaperone protein dnaJ 11, chloroplastic-like: MSGILVYSAASSLRLSPGNSFLESKKTVGSRNGNARFPSGATSVRAYTQQTFNAEPAVTESVRRRASSLYELLKVNETASLTEIKTAYRSLAKVYHPDASESDGRDFMEIHKAYATLADPTTRAIYDSTLVTRRRRVHAGAMGRAGRVYTTTRRWETDQCW; the protein is encoded by the coding sequence ATGTCTGGAATTCTAGTTTATTCCGCCGCTAGCTCCCTTCGACTCTCGCCGGGAAATAGCTTTCTTGAGTCGAAGAAGACAGTCGGATCTCGCAACGGAAACGCACGGTTTCCCTCCGGAGCTACGTCGGTCAGGGCTTATACGCAGCAGACATTCAACGCCGAGCCAGCTGTAACGGAATCCGTTCGCCGGCGAGCGTCGAGCCTCTACGAGCTGCTGAAAGTCAACGAAACGGCGTCGCTGACGGAGATTAAGACGGCGTACCGGAGCTTAGCGAAGGTTTACCATCCCGATGCGTCGGAGTCTGACGGGCGAGATTTCATGGAGATCCACAAAGCTTACGCGACGCTGGCGGATCCGACAACGAGAGCTATCTACGATTCGACGCTGGTAACACGGCGGAGACGGGTTCACGCTGGAGCTATGGGTCGAGCGGGTCGGGTGTACACGACTACCCGGAGGTGGGAGACGGATCAGTGTTGGTGA
- the LOC106292521 gene encoding enhancer of mRNA-decapping protein 4-like isoform X2, whose amino-acid sequence MASSPGNPNPNNPPPFDLGTLFKPSSSPFPTPPASYPPPAGPFLQQPYPPPPQQQEAAPSSSSSLLQQQRSLPFPSPPLNLPQSPSPRASANHNPGTHILALLNNNNNNGATNQDPPPQHQAPVASPHEIRSFPSSPVRVPSCKLPRGRRLSGEHAVYDVDVRLHGEIQPQLEVTPITKYGSDPQLVVGRQIAVNKIYICYGLKGGNIRVLNINTALRALFRGHSQRVTDMAFFAHDVHLLASVSLDGKVFVWKISEGSEGDDDPQITGKIVLALQILGEEDTKHPRVCWHSHKQEILVVSIGKHVLLIDTTKVGRGEVFSSESPIQCHLDKLVDGVKIVGKHDGEVTDLSMCQWMITRLVSSSVDGTVKIWQDFKAQPVAVLRPHDGHPVNSATFVTSPERSDHVILITGGPLNREMKIWVPTGEEGWLLPAESESWNCTQKLDLKSSTEPRAEMAFFNQVIALSEAGLLLLANAKRNAIYAVHLDYGSSPADTRMDYLSEFTVTMPILSFIGTNDPPEEAVVKVYCVQTQAIQQYTLDLCLCLPPPIEESVGLEKSDSSVSREANLVEGISKPSGMKLTDLPSADSVPKPSILVNRSKGANTSTYLAGSASVETTAPVLVSSNGEPKASGLLSETSAAGSAYATSPQLPLSPRLSSTLCGHQTPVDVIEPMLPHHELGGQGPSVYSVDRQADPVKERNLEESSRSKDKDVTPADDVSGMRTPQAFFKHPTHLVTPSEFLMRVSSAEASITTEDKRDRDANIQDVNIDSRDTEVEVKEVGESSSTQNGEINYSDETEHRTSVNTEKIFYSQTTNLSTEMARDCYPGTELEESKAYEQSVQAGDNLESRDVSGKLPESVSSIGLPQSAATNKGKKQKSKSSQGPGLSSTSSNVANLADTYNEQTQSSSQPILALQETMNQMMVSQKEMQRQLSNAVNGPVTKEGKRLEVAIGRMIERSSKSNADALWARLQEEIVKNEKAMRDNSQQIVNAVTNFMSKELNALFEKTIKKEIATNIPAIARALSPAIEKTVSSSVTESFQRGLGDKSVNQLDKSVNSKLEATITKQIQTQFQTSGRQALQEALRSGLEASLIPSFERSCKTMFEQVDAAFQKGMAEHTNAAQQRFDAGHSQLAHTLKETITSASSVAQALSRELAESQRNRLALAAAGANSSGSNTLVSQRSSGPLGALLEKVEADPITELSRLILERKYEESFTSALYRSDVSIVSWLCSQVDLRGLLAMNPLPLSQGVLLSLLQQLAFDISKDSSRKLAWMTDVVAAINPSDPMVAVHGRPIFEQVYQILHHHRNTPGSDVSATRLIMHVINSMLMACK is encoded by the exons ATGGCCTCTTCACCTGGAAACCCTAACCCTAACAATCCTCCGCCGTTCGATCTCGGTACTCTCTTCAAACCTTCGTCGAGTCCTTTCCCCACGCCGCCGGCGTCGTATCCTCCCCCCGCGGGTCCGTTTCTTCAGCAGCCCTACCCCCCTCCGCCGCAGCAACAGGAGGCCGCGCCTTCCTCTTCGAGTAGCCTTCTCCAACAACAGAGATCACTCCCTTTCCCCTCGCCGCCTCTGAATCTCCCCCAGTCGCCGTCGCCGCGTGCTAGTGCTAATCACAATCCCGGTACACACATCCTGGCTCTCCTCAACAACAACAACAACAACGGCGCGACCAATCAAGATCCGCCGCCGCAGCATCAGGCTCCCGTGGCGAGTCCGCACGAGATCCGCTCGTTTCCTTCGAGTCCTGTTCGCGTGCCGAGCTGTAAGCTTCCCAGAGGGAGGCGGTTGAGCGGGGAACACGCTGTGTACGATGTCGACGTGAGGTTACACGGCGAGATTCAGCCTCAGCTTGAGGTTACTCCGATTACCAAATACGGGTCGGATCCTCAGCTCGTTGTGGGTCGCCAAATCGCAGTGAACAAGATCTACATATGCTATGGATTGAAAGGAGGAAACATTCGTGTTCTCAATATTAACACCGCTTTAAGAGCTTTATTCCGAGGCCATTCTCAG CGAGTGACAGACATGGCCTTCTTTGCTCATGATGTTCATCTCCTGGCTAG TGTTAGCTTAGATGGAAAAGTTTTCGTGTGGAAAATATCTGAAGGGTCTGAGGGAGATGATGACCCCCAGATAACTGGAAAGATTGTCCTTGCTCTTCAGATACTTGGTGAGGAAGACACCAAACATCCACGTGTTTGTTGGCACTCCCACAAACAG GAAATTTTGGTGGTTTCAATTGGTAAACACGTCCTCCTAATTGATACTACCAAAGTTGGCAGAGGTGAAGTATTCTCGTCTGAGTCTCCGATTCAGTGCCACCTTGATAAATTGGTTGACGGTGTAAAGATTGTTGGCAAGCACGATGGAGAGGTTACAGATTTATCTATGTGCCAGTGGATGATCACACGCCTCGTTTCTTCTTCTGTTGATGGCACG GTTAAGATTTGGCAAGATTTCAAGGCCCAACCAGTTGCAGTTCTGAGACCTCATGATGGCCATCCAGTCAATTCGGCAACATTTGTGACATCCCCTGAGAGATCTGATCACGTCATTCTCATCACTGGG GGTCCTCTAAATCGAGAGATGAAGATTTGGGTCCCGACTGGAGAAGAAGGATGGCTCCTGCCAGCTGAATCTGAGTCATGGAATTGTACTCAGAAACTTGATTTGAAAAGTTCAACTGAGCCACGAGCGGAGATGGCGTTTTTCAACCAAGTTATAGCCTTGTCTGAAGCAGGCCTCCTCTTGCTTGCAAATGCGAAAAGGAACGCCATATATGCTGTGCATTTGGACTATGGCTCATCTCCAGCTGATACAAGGATGGACTACTTGTCTGAGTTTACAGTCACTATGCCGATATTAAGTTTTATCGGGACTAATGATCCTCCAGAAGAAGCCGTTGTTAAGGTTTATTGTGTTCAGACGCAAGCAATCCAGCAGTATACATTAGACTTATGCTTGTGTTTGCCTCCTCCTATAGAGGAGAGTGTGGGTTTGGAGAAGTCAGATTCTAGTGTTTCGCGGGAGGCTAATTTGGTTGAAGGCATATCAAAACCATCTGGAATGAAGCTTACAGATTTACCTTCAGCTGATTCAGTGCCTAAACCATCTATTTTAGTGAATAGATCGAAAGGTGCTAATACTTCGACTTATTTGGCGGGTTCTGCATCTGTGGAGACGACAGCACCAGTACTTGTTTCATCCAACGGCGAGCCTAAAGCTTCTGGGCTGCTATCTGAGACCAGTGCTGCAGGGTCGGCGTATGCTACTTCACCCCAGCTTCCTCTAAGTCCCAGACTATCAAGTACACTTTGTGGCCATCAGACTCCAGTGGATGTTATTGAGCCAATGCTACCACATCATGAACTCGGTGGTCAAGGACCTTCTGTATATTCTGTTGATAGGCAAGCAGATCCTGTTAAAGAAAGAAATTTGGAGGAAAGCTCAAGAAGCAAGGACAAGGATGTTACGCCTGCTGATGATGTGTCTGGGATGCGAACCCCACAAGCTTTCTTCAAGCACCCCACGCATCTTGTAACTCCTTCAGAGTTTTTGATGCGCGTTTCGTCTGCTGAAGCTTCCATTACCACTGAAGACAAAAGGGATAGAGATGCAAATATCCAGGACGTCAATATTGATTCAAGAGACACAGAAGTTGAGGTAAAAGAAGTAGGGGAATCAAGTTCGACGCAGAATGGTGAAATCAATTACAGTGATGAAACTGAGCATCGCACTTCAGTAAATACAGAAAAAATCTTTTACTCACAGACTACGAACCTGAGCACTGAGATGGCAAGAGACTGTTATCCTGGTACAGAGTTAGAGGAATCTAAGGCTTATGAACAGTCTGTACAAGCTGGGGATAATCTTGAATCGAGAGATGTGTCTGGAAAGCTTCCTGAGTCGGTTTCATCAATTGGGCTTCCACAGTCAGCCGCTACAAACAAAGGGAAGAAACAGAAGTCCAAAAGCTCACAGGGTCCCGGATTGTCATCTACATCCTCAAATGTTGCTAATTTGGCTGATACCTACAATGAGCAAACTCAGAGTTCAAGCCAACCTATCTTAGCTTTGCAAGAAACAATGAATCAG ATGATGGTTTCACAGAAGGAGATGCAGAGACAACTGTCCAATGCTGTCAATGGCCCTGTCACTAAAGAAGGTAAAAGACTAGAAGTGGCTATAGGGAGAATGATTGAGAGATCCAGCAAGTCAAATGCTGATGCTCTGTGGGCCCGCTTACAAGAGGAGATCGTTAAGAATGAAAAGGCAATGCGTGACAATTCACAGCAAATTGTGAATGCAGTGACAAACTTCATGAGCAAAGAGTTAAATGCATTGTTTGAGAAAACGATAAAGAAGGAGATTGCTACAAATATTCCAGCCATAGCTCGTGCGTTGTCACCAGCTATTGAAAAAACTGTATCTTCTTCAGTCACAGAGTCCTTCCAG AGAGGACTTGGTGACAAATCAGTCAATCAGCTTGATAAATCTGTTAATTCAAAGCTTGAGGCAACCATAACTAAGCAAATTCAAACCCAATTTCAGACATCTGGCAGGCAAGCCCTCCAG GAAGCTCTTAGGTCGGGTCTGGAGGCCTCGCTCATACCTTCCTTTGAGAGGTCATGCAAGACCATGTTTGAGCAAGTAGACGCAGCCTTCCAGAAAGGGATGGCCGAGCACACAAACGCAGCCCAACAACGGTTTGACGCTGGACACTCCCAACTTGCTCATACTTTAAAG GAAACCATTACTTCTGCGTCGTCAGTTGCTCAAGCATTGAGCCGTGAATTAGCGGAGAGCCAAAGGAATCGCTTAGCTCTCGCCGCCGCTGGAGCAAATTCTAGTGGATCAAACACCTTGGTTTCTCAACGAAGTAGTGGACCTTTGGGTGCTCTTCTTGAAAAG GTTGAAGCAGACCCAATAACAGAACTATCAAGGTTGATATTGGAACGCAAATACGAAGAATCATTTACTTCAGCTTTATATAGAAGCGATGTCTCCATAGTATCATGGCTCTGCTCACAG GTGGATCTGCGTGGACTACTGGCGATGAACCCGCTTCCTCTGAGCCAAGGCGTTCTTCTGTCACTGCTGCAACAGCTAGCCTTTGACATCAGCAAGGACTCATCCCGTAAGCTTGCATGGATGACCGATGTGGTTGCAGCAATTAACCCATCAGACCCGATGGTTGCTGTCCATGGTCGCCCAATCTTTGAGCAAGTGTATCAGATTCTGCACCACCACCGCAACACACCAGGCAGCGACGTCTCTGCCACAAGACTTATAATGCACGTGATAAACTCCATGCTTATGGCCTGCAAATGA
- the LOC106292521 gene encoding enhancer of mRNA-decapping protein 4-like isoform X1, with the protein MASSPGNPNPNNPPPFDLGTLFKPSSSPFPTPPASYPPPAGPFLQQPYPPPPQQQEAAPSSSSSLLQQQRSLPFPSPPLNLPQSPSPRASANHNPGTHILALLNNNNNNGATNQDPPPQHQAPVASPHEIRSFPSSPVRVPSCKLPRGRRLSGEHAVYDVDVRLHGEIQPQLEVTPITKYGSDPQLVVGRQIAVNKIYICYGLKGGNIRVLNINTALRALFRGHSQRVTDMAFFAHDVHLLASVSLDGKVFVWKISEGSEGDDDPQITGKIVLALQILGEEDTKHPRVCWHSHKQEILVVSIGKHVLLIDTTKVGRGEVFSSESPIQCHLDKLVDGVKIVGKHDGEVTDLSMCQWMITRLVSSSVDGTVKIWQDFKAQPVAVLRPHDGHPVNSATFVTSPERSDHVILITGGPLNREMKIWVPTGEEGWLLPAESESWNCTQKLDLKSSTEPRAEMAFFNQVIALSEAGLLLLANAKRNAIYAVHLDYGSSPADTRMDYLSEFTVTMPILSFIGTNDPPEEAVVKVYCVQTQAIQQYTLDLCLCLPPPIEESVGLEKSDSSVSREANLVEGISKPSGMKLTDLPSADSVPKPSILVNRSKGANTSTYLAGSASVETTAPVLVSSNGEPKASGLLSETSAAGSAYATSPQLPLSPRLSSTLCGHQTPVDVIEPMLPHHELGGQGPSVYSVDRQADPVKERNLEESSRSKDKDVTPADDVSGMRTPQAFFKHPTHLVTPSEFLMRVSSAEASITTEDKRDRDANIQDVNIDSRDTEVEVKEVGESSSTQNGEINYSDETEHRTSVNTEKIFYSQTTNLSTEMARDCYPGTELEESKAYEQSVQAGDNLESRDVSGKLPESVSSIGLPQSAATNKGKKQKSKSSQGPGLSSTSSNVANLADTYNEQTQSSSQPILALQETMNQMMVSQKEMMVSQKEMQRQLSNAVNGPVTKEGKRLEVAIGRMIERSSKSNADALWARLQEEIVKNEKAMRDNSQQIVNAVTNFMSKELNALFEKTIKKEIATNIPAIARALSPAIEKTVSSSVTESFQRGLGDKSVNQLDKSVNSKLEATITKQIQTQFQTSGRQALQEALRSGLEASLIPSFERSCKTMFEQVDAAFQKGMAEHTNAAQQRFDAGHSQLAHTLKETITSASSVAQALSRELAESQRNRLALAAAGANSSGSNTLVSQRSSGPLGALLEKVEADPITELSRLILERKYEESFTSALYRSDVSIVSWLCSQVDLRGLLAMNPLPLSQGVLLSLLQQLAFDISKDSSRKLAWMTDVVAAINPSDPMVAVHGRPIFEQVYQILHHHRNTPGSDVSATRLIMHVINSMLMACK; encoded by the exons ATGGCCTCTTCACCTGGAAACCCTAACCCTAACAATCCTCCGCCGTTCGATCTCGGTACTCTCTTCAAACCTTCGTCGAGTCCTTTCCCCACGCCGCCGGCGTCGTATCCTCCCCCCGCGGGTCCGTTTCTTCAGCAGCCCTACCCCCCTCCGCCGCAGCAACAGGAGGCCGCGCCTTCCTCTTCGAGTAGCCTTCTCCAACAACAGAGATCACTCCCTTTCCCCTCGCCGCCTCTGAATCTCCCCCAGTCGCCGTCGCCGCGTGCTAGTGCTAATCACAATCCCGGTACACACATCCTGGCTCTCCTCAACAACAACAACAACAACGGCGCGACCAATCAAGATCCGCCGCCGCAGCATCAGGCTCCCGTGGCGAGTCCGCACGAGATCCGCTCGTTTCCTTCGAGTCCTGTTCGCGTGCCGAGCTGTAAGCTTCCCAGAGGGAGGCGGTTGAGCGGGGAACACGCTGTGTACGATGTCGACGTGAGGTTACACGGCGAGATTCAGCCTCAGCTTGAGGTTACTCCGATTACCAAATACGGGTCGGATCCTCAGCTCGTTGTGGGTCGCCAAATCGCAGTGAACAAGATCTACATATGCTATGGATTGAAAGGAGGAAACATTCGTGTTCTCAATATTAACACCGCTTTAAGAGCTTTATTCCGAGGCCATTCTCAG CGAGTGACAGACATGGCCTTCTTTGCTCATGATGTTCATCTCCTGGCTAG TGTTAGCTTAGATGGAAAAGTTTTCGTGTGGAAAATATCTGAAGGGTCTGAGGGAGATGATGACCCCCAGATAACTGGAAAGATTGTCCTTGCTCTTCAGATACTTGGTGAGGAAGACACCAAACATCCACGTGTTTGTTGGCACTCCCACAAACAG GAAATTTTGGTGGTTTCAATTGGTAAACACGTCCTCCTAATTGATACTACCAAAGTTGGCAGAGGTGAAGTATTCTCGTCTGAGTCTCCGATTCAGTGCCACCTTGATAAATTGGTTGACGGTGTAAAGATTGTTGGCAAGCACGATGGAGAGGTTACAGATTTATCTATGTGCCAGTGGATGATCACACGCCTCGTTTCTTCTTCTGTTGATGGCACG GTTAAGATTTGGCAAGATTTCAAGGCCCAACCAGTTGCAGTTCTGAGACCTCATGATGGCCATCCAGTCAATTCGGCAACATTTGTGACATCCCCTGAGAGATCTGATCACGTCATTCTCATCACTGGG GGTCCTCTAAATCGAGAGATGAAGATTTGGGTCCCGACTGGAGAAGAAGGATGGCTCCTGCCAGCTGAATCTGAGTCATGGAATTGTACTCAGAAACTTGATTTGAAAAGTTCAACTGAGCCACGAGCGGAGATGGCGTTTTTCAACCAAGTTATAGCCTTGTCTGAAGCAGGCCTCCTCTTGCTTGCAAATGCGAAAAGGAACGCCATATATGCTGTGCATTTGGACTATGGCTCATCTCCAGCTGATACAAGGATGGACTACTTGTCTGAGTTTACAGTCACTATGCCGATATTAAGTTTTATCGGGACTAATGATCCTCCAGAAGAAGCCGTTGTTAAGGTTTATTGTGTTCAGACGCAAGCAATCCAGCAGTATACATTAGACTTATGCTTGTGTTTGCCTCCTCCTATAGAGGAGAGTGTGGGTTTGGAGAAGTCAGATTCTAGTGTTTCGCGGGAGGCTAATTTGGTTGAAGGCATATCAAAACCATCTGGAATGAAGCTTACAGATTTACCTTCAGCTGATTCAGTGCCTAAACCATCTATTTTAGTGAATAGATCGAAAGGTGCTAATACTTCGACTTATTTGGCGGGTTCTGCATCTGTGGAGACGACAGCACCAGTACTTGTTTCATCCAACGGCGAGCCTAAAGCTTCTGGGCTGCTATCTGAGACCAGTGCTGCAGGGTCGGCGTATGCTACTTCACCCCAGCTTCCTCTAAGTCCCAGACTATCAAGTACACTTTGTGGCCATCAGACTCCAGTGGATGTTATTGAGCCAATGCTACCACATCATGAACTCGGTGGTCAAGGACCTTCTGTATATTCTGTTGATAGGCAAGCAGATCCTGTTAAAGAAAGAAATTTGGAGGAAAGCTCAAGAAGCAAGGACAAGGATGTTACGCCTGCTGATGATGTGTCTGGGATGCGAACCCCACAAGCTTTCTTCAAGCACCCCACGCATCTTGTAACTCCTTCAGAGTTTTTGATGCGCGTTTCGTCTGCTGAAGCTTCCATTACCACTGAAGACAAAAGGGATAGAGATGCAAATATCCAGGACGTCAATATTGATTCAAGAGACACAGAAGTTGAGGTAAAAGAAGTAGGGGAATCAAGTTCGACGCAGAATGGTGAAATCAATTACAGTGATGAAACTGAGCATCGCACTTCAGTAAATACAGAAAAAATCTTTTACTCACAGACTACGAACCTGAGCACTGAGATGGCAAGAGACTGTTATCCTGGTACAGAGTTAGAGGAATCTAAGGCTTATGAACAGTCTGTACAAGCTGGGGATAATCTTGAATCGAGAGATGTGTCTGGAAAGCTTCCTGAGTCGGTTTCATCAATTGGGCTTCCACAGTCAGCCGCTACAAACAAAGGGAAGAAACAGAAGTCCAAAAGCTCACAGGGTCCCGGATTGTCATCTACATCCTCAAATGTTGCTAATTTGGCTGATACCTACAATGAGCAAACTCAGAGTTCAAGCCAACCTATCTTAGCTTTGCAAGAAACAATGAATCAG ATGATGGTTTCACAGAAGGAGATGATGGTTTCACAGAAGGAGATGCAGAGACAACTGTCCAATGCTGTCAATGGCCCTGTCACTAAAGAAGGTAAAAGACTAGAAGTGGCTATAGGGAGAATGATTGAGAGATCCAGCAAGTCAAATGCTGATGCTCTGTGGGCCCGCTTACAAGAGGAGATCGTTAAGAATGAAAAGGCAATGCGTGACAATTCACAGCAAATTGTGAATGCAGTGACAAACTTCATGAGCAAAGAGTTAAATGCATTGTTTGAGAAAACGATAAAGAAGGAGATTGCTACAAATATTCCAGCCATAGCTCGTGCGTTGTCACCAGCTATTGAAAAAACTGTATCTTCTTCAGTCACAGAGTCCTTCCAG AGAGGACTTGGTGACAAATCAGTCAATCAGCTTGATAAATCTGTTAATTCAAAGCTTGAGGCAACCATAACTAAGCAAATTCAAACCCAATTTCAGACATCTGGCAGGCAAGCCCTCCAG GAAGCTCTTAGGTCGGGTCTGGAGGCCTCGCTCATACCTTCCTTTGAGAGGTCATGCAAGACCATGTTTGAGCAAGTAGACGCAGCCTTCCAGAAAGGGATGGCCGAGCACACAAACGCAGCCCAACAACGGTTTGACGCTGGACACTCCCAACTTGCTCATACTTTAAAG GAAACCATTACTTCTGCGTCGTCAGTTGCTCAAGCATTGAGCCGTGAATTAGCGGAGAGCCAAAGGAATCGCTTAGCTCTCGCCGCCGCTGGAGCAAATTCTAGTGGATCAAACACCTTGGTTTCTCAACGAAGTAGTGGACCTTTGGGTGCTCTTCTTGAAAAG GTTGAAGCAGACCCAATAACAGAACTATCAAGGTTGATATTGGAACGCAAATACGAAGAATCATTTACTTCAGCTTTATATAGAAGCGATGTCTCCATAGTATCATGGCTCTGCTCACAG GTGGATCTGCGTGGACTACTGGCGATGAACCCGCTTCCTCTGAGCCAAGGCGTTCTTCTGTCACTGCTGCAACAGCTAGCCTTTGACATCAGCAAGGACTCATCCCGTAAGCTTGCATGGATGACCGATGTGGTTGCAGCAATTAACCCATCAGACCCGATGGTTGCTGTCCATGGTCGCCCAATCTTTGAGCAAGTGTATCAGATTCTGCACCACCACCGCAACACACCAGGCAGCGACGTCTCTGCCACAAGACTTATAATGCACGTGATAAACTCCATGCTTATGGCCTGCAAATGA